The genomic region GACTGCCGCCCGACACGAGCGTCTCGCCCGAATAGGATGTGGACAGGAACGACCCCCGGGCTATTTCCACCTTCGTTTCGTCGTTCGTGCCGTTGAAAGCGCCGGTGGTCAGATCGAAGGGCGCAGTGTCGTTCTTGAACCCGCCGAAGATGAACTTGCCGTTGAACTCGGTGTTCCCGACCGAGATGACCTGGCTGCGTAGCTGGTCGAACTCCTTTGCCGCGGCCGCCTGGGATTCGGCGTTGTAGGTATCGTTCGACATGGCAATCGCCAACTCCTTGGCCCTGACCAGTACGTCGCCCATGGACGACATCGCCGATTCGACGACGGTCAGCGTGGAGGTGGCGTTGGTGATGTTCCTCGTGAACTGATCGCCGGCGGCGCTCAAGGACTTTAGGTGCAGTACCTGCTGCGTCGCGACCGGATCGTCTCCGGGGTTGTTGATCTTGACGCCGGTGGCAGCCTGCTGCTGCAGCATCTGCTGACGCTTCAGTATGGTCTGCAGACTGGCGAGGACCTGATTTGCCGAGGTGTTCTGTGTTACGCGCATGGCAATGCTCCCTTCGAGCTGGATTTTCGCTTACTTGATCAGACCGAGCACCGTGTCCATCATCTCGGTGCCTACGTTTATCACGCGGGCCGCGCCCTCATAGGCCTTCTGGTACTTGGTCAGGTTGACCAGTTCTTCGTCGAGCGACACCCCGGCGACCGACTCGCGCTGGTTGTTCAGCTGGCTCACTATGGCGCCGGTCTGGTTCTCGCCTCGTTCGGCCCCCTGAACGTCCACGCCGACTTTGCCGACCATCGAGTTGTAGAACGCCTCGGGCGTCGCGTTCCCCGTGCTCATGTTGAGGCTCTTGTTGTAAAGGGCGGCGATGGACAAAGCGTTGAGGTTGTTCCCTGTCCCGCCGAGCGCCGGGTTGGTATCCGCCGCCGCTACCTGGTTGGCCGAAGTTAGGTTGACCTGGATCAGCGCGCTGTAACCTGCCGCTGTCGCTGCAGGAACGGGGGGTGCCGTCCCGGCTGCCGGCGAAAAGAAATCCATCTGGGTGCCGGTGAGGCCGTAGCCTGCCGAGTGCTGTGCGTTCATCTGGTTGGCGAGGGAGTAGGCGAGCTCGTCCAGGTCGGCGATGTACTTGTTTATCGTGGTGTCGCGGATCTGGAGCATGCCGCCGATCTCGCCCTTGGTGTTGCCCGGCCCCCCTATGAATGCGGTCGCGTTTGCCGCGGGGCCGCCTCCCGGCGGGGTCAGCATGACGTCGTAGTAGCCGGTGGCGACATTGGTGCTAAGCGACAGGGAAGCCGCGTCCTTTCCCGAAACCAGCGACTGCCCGGAGAGGAGGTTCACGCTCACGCTGCCGTCGGTCTCGTCCTTGAAGGTCACGCCGACCATTTCGGACAACTGCCGCACCACGAGTTCGCGCTGGTCCCGCAGCTCGTTGGCGACACCCTGGCCGGTCTCGATCTGCTTGATGCTCACGTTCAGCTGGGCGATCTGTTTCAGCGCATCGTTGATGTCGGAGGTCACCTGCTCCAGACTCTGGTTCATGTTGTCCTTGACGCTGACCAGGCTGGTGTTGATCCGGTGGAAGTCCTCAACCAGCTGCTGCCCGACGGAAAGGATCGACTGGCGCTCCGGCACACCCTGGGGATTCGCCGCCAGGTCCTGCCAGGTGCTGAAGAACTGCTGCATGGTCTGGCCGAGCCCCTCCGTGGTCAGCTCGTTGTAAAGCGGCTGGACCATCTGCAGGGCCGAGTTGACCGTCTTGGCCTGGCCGCTTGAGGAGTTGGCCACCATCATCTGCCCCTGCAGGAAGCTGTCGTAAGAGCGCTGGACCGCGGAGACCTTGACGCCGTTTCCCATCGGGAAGGACCGGAACAAGGTGGTGGGCGCGTTCACCAGCATCGCCGTCTGGCGCGAGTAGCCGGGGGTGTTCACGTTGGTGATGTTCTCGCCGGTAACCTCTATGGCAAGCATCTGCGCGTTCAAGGAGCTGAGTCCGGTGCTCAGCAGGCTGTTCAAGCTCATCTCACGCCTCCCTGCAGATGATCCTGGGTTGCGCGCCGCCGCTGCCTACCAGGTTGCCGCCATACCCGTAGGTATTGCTGTTGTTGAAGATCCTCGCGAAGAAATCCAGCGTGCCGGTCACCGTCTGCAACGCCCCCTGCAAAAGGTCCGCGTTCAGGGCGAGCCTCTTCTCCAGCTGGCTCCCGAGTTCGAGCACGCGGCGCTGCCAGGAAAGTATGGTTCCCTTCTCAGGTTCCGCCACCTTCTCCAGCACCGGGGTGAGGCTTTGGGCCTCTGGGAGCTCCAGTTCGAGCGCCATGGCCTGAACCAGCTTGGCGCAGCGCAACCCCTCTTCCTCCAGGGCCAGGAAAAGCTCCTTCTTCTGCAGCACCTGCTGCTCGAGCCTTTCCAGTTCTCTGCCGAGGATGCAGCGCCTCTCCTCATCGAGGACCTGGAGCATCCGCTCCAAAAGCGCCTCCTGGTCCGACAGGGCTTCCACCAGTTCCCGTGCGTGCTGTGTCATATTTTTGTCTCCGTTTGCTTTCTTTGCTTCAACCGCAGGTGGCGCCTCAACCGCGCTTCAGGCTGTCCACCAGCTTTTGCGCCACCTCGTCGGGATCGATCCGGTAGGGACCGTACTGCATCTGCTGCTTGGCCAGGGCCACCATTTCCGTTCTCACCTCGGGGAGAGCGGAAAGCTGCTCCCTCAAGGCCGCTATCTCCCGCATCCGGGGAGAAAAGATCACGACCTCCTGGACGGGTCCCTGCGCGGTCCGGTTTTGCTCCCTGGCGGGAGCCGCCTGGGCGGCAGCGGCCGGCTCACTCCCTCTGATCTTGACCACGTACGGCGGGGACTGTTCAATCCGCATTGCTGTCTCCCTTTACTGTGGTTCGCTGGCGCATCAGCTCGCGCTCCAGTACCGGGGCAAGCCCTATGCCACCTCCGCGCACCGCCGCATTCGCGTACTCCTGGTCCAGCAGCGAGCGGAAGGTTTCCTCGCCGCGCCCCCCGCCGGTGAGCTGGTCCTGCCCTACCGTGCTCCGCATCGACTTCAGCATCATGGTGACGAAGAGCGATTCGAATTCCTGGGCCACCTTTTTAACCGCGGCCCTTTCCTTATCGGCGGCTCCCCCCGCCGGCTTGATCTGTTTTTGCTCCGGCGCCGCCGGCGCCAGGTTGCCGATCTCCATGAACCCTCCTCTACATCACGCTCAATTCAGCGTTCAGGGCACCCGCAGCCTTGATCGCCTGCATGATGCCGAGCAGATCGCGCGGGGTGACCCCCAGGGTGTTCAGGGCACGCACCACCTCGCCCAGGTTCGCCCCCTCGCGCACCATGGAGAGGTTGACCTTCTCCTCGGCGACCCTGATATCCGTTCTCGGCACCACGGTCGTGGTCCCCTTGGCGAACGGCTGCGGCTGGGAGACCTTTGGGGTCTCCTTCACCACCACGGTGAGGTTGCCGTGCGACACGGCCACGGTGGAGATGCGTACGTTCTCGCCCATCACGATGGTGCCGGTCCGCTCGTTCATCACCACCCGCGCCAGGACGTCCGGGTTCACCTCCAGCCGCTCCAGGTTCGCCACGAACTCGACCACCCGGTTCTCGTATTCGCGGGGGACCGCGATCTGCACGCTCCCAGGATCGGTGAGGGTGGCTACCTGCCCCTGGAACCGCTCGTTGATGGCGTTGGCAACCCTGGAGGCGGTGGTGAAGTCGGACTGGTGCAGGTTCAGCTTCAACTCCCTGCGGTTTGCCAGCACGTTCGGGAGCTCACGCTCGATGAGCGCCCCTCCGGGGACGGTCCCCGCGGTCGGGTGGTTCTTCATGGCGCTCGCCGCCTGGCCGCCGTAGGAGAAGGAGTTGGTGAGCACTGCCCCCTGAGCAAC from Citrifermentans bremense harbors:
- a CDS encoding rod-binding protein, which produces MEIGNLAPAAPEQKQIKPAGGAADKERAAVKKVAQEFESLFVTMMLKSMRSTVGQDQLTGGGRGEETFRSLLDQEYANAAVRGGGIGLAPVLERELMRQRTTVKGDSNAD
- the flgK gene encoding flagellar hook-associated protein FlgK, which produces MSLNSLLSTGLSSLNAQMLAIEVTGENITNVNTPGYSRQTAMLVNAPTTLFRSFPMGNGVKVSAVQRSYDSFLQGQMMVANSSSGQAKTVNSALQMVQPLYNELTTEGLGQTMQQFFSTWQDLAANPQGVPERQSILSVGQQLVEDFHRINTSLVSVKDNMNQSLEQVTSDINDALKQIAQLNVSIKQIETGQGVANELRDQRELVVRQLSEMVGVTFKDETDGSVSVNLLSGQSLVSGKDAASLSLSTNVATGYYDVMLTPPGGGPAANATAFIGGPGNTKGEIGGMLQIRDTTINKYIADLDELAYSLANQMNAQHSAGYGLTGTQMDFFSPAAGTAPPVPAATAAGYSALIQVNLTSANQVAAADTNPALGGTGNNLNALSIAALYNKSLNMSTGNATPEAFYNSMVGKVGVDVQGAERGENQTGAIVSQLNNQRESVAGVSLDEELVNLTKYQKAYEGAARVINVGTEMMDTVLGLIK
- the flgL gene encoding flagellar hook-associated protein FlgL yields the protein MRVTQNTSANQVLASLQTILKRQQMLQQQAATGVKINNPGDDPVATQQVLHLKSLSAAGDQFTRNITNATSTLTVVESAMSSMGDVLVRAKELAIAMSNDTYNAESQAAAAKEFDQLRSQVISVGNTEFNGKFIFGGFKNDTAPFDLTTGAFNGTNDETKVEIARGSFLSTSYSGETLVSGGSPPGSTGVNIVGIFDNIATALASNNSAGVRAELENLDAAQAQVMAGRAEIGSRMNRLTSANSVNDDMKLSITQVVAGLQDVDYAQVLSDLTKQQNAFQTAVASSAKISQISLLDYLR
- the flgM gene encoding flagellar biosynthesis anti-sigma factor FlgM; protein product: MRIEQSPPYVVKIRGSEPAAAAQAAPAREQNRTAQGPVQEVVIFSPRMREIAALREQLSALPEVRTEMVALAKQQMQYGPYRIDPDEVAQKLVDSLKRG
- a CDS encoding flagellar basal body P-ring protein FlgI codes for the protein MLLLLVLVPQFALGARIKDIAAFDGVRENQLIGYGLVVGLNGTGDSDQTKFPVQSLVGALERMGITINRNDITVKNIAAVMVTAQLPPFAKQGNRLDVLVSSLGDAKSLAGGTLMMAPLKGADSQVYAVAQGAVLTNSFSYGGQAASAMKNHPTAGTVPGGALIERELPNVLANRRELKLNLHQSDFTTASRVANAINERFQGQVATLTDPGSVQIAVPREYENRVVEFVANLERLEVNPDVLARVVMNERTGTIVMGENVRISTVAVSHGNLTVVVKETPKVSQPQPFAKGTTTVVPRTDIRVAEEKVNLSMVREGANLGEVVRALNTLGVTPRDLLGIMQAIKAAGALNAELSVM
- a CDS encoding flagellar protein FlgN codes for the protein MTQHARELVEALSDQEALLERMLQVLDEERRCILGRELERLEQQVLQKKELFLALEEEGLRCAKLVQAMALELELPEAQSLTPVLEKVAEPEKGTILSWQRRVLELGSQLEKRLALNADLLQGALQTVTGTLDFFARIFNNSNTYGYGGNLVGSGGAQPRIICREA